Proteins encoded within one genomic window of Pseudobacteroides sp.:
- the proB gene encoding glutamate 5-kinase — MEGIRESLKLAKRVVVKVGTSTLTYDNGKVNFSRIDKLVRVISDLMNQEKEIILVTSGAIGVGVGKLKLSGKPKSIREKQAVAAVGQSELMQIYSRFFADYSHIAGQILLTRDVVENEAGRKNVINTFETLIEMGIIPIVNENDSVAIDEIESGKHRVFGDNDTLSAIVAKLVNADLLIILSDIDGFYDSDPKRNPNSKLISVIEEINDEVEKCAGGAGTSRGTGGMVTKLQAAKITMNAGIDLIIINGQHPELIMDVLEGTDVGTLFKAPHAI; from the coding sequence ATGGAAGGAATACGTGAGAGTCTTAAACTTGCCAAGAGAGTTGTTGTCAAAGTTGGAACTTCAACTTTAACATACGATAATGGAAAAGTTAATTTTTCCAGGATAGACAAGCTGGTAAGAGTGATTTCTGACCTTATGAACCAGGAAAAAGAAATAATTCTGGTTACTTCGGGTGCAATTGGTGTTGGCGTTGGAAAACTAAAGCTTTCAGGTAAGCCCAAATCAATAAGGGAAAAACAGGCTGTTGCGGCAGTAGGGCAGAGTGAACTGATGCAGATTTACAGCCGTTTTTTTGCAGACTACAGCCACATTGCCGGGCAAATACTGCTTACTCGCGATGTTGTAGAAAATGAAGCTGGAAGAAAGAATGTTATCAATACCTTTGAGACATTGATTGAGATGGGAATAATACCTATTGTTAATGAAAATGATTCAGTTGCTATAGACGAAATAGAATCAGGAAAGCACAGGGTGTTTGGTGATAATGACACGCTGTCGGCCATTGTAGCAAAGCTCGTCAATGCTGACCTACTAATTATATTGTCTGATATAGATGGGTTTTACGACTCGGACCCTAAAAGGAATCCTAATTCAAAATTGATTTCGGTTATCGAGGAAATTAATGATGAAGTGGAAAAATGTGCAGGCGGAGCGGGGACAAGCAGAGGAACCGGAGGCATGGTTACAAAGCTTCAAGCTGCTAAAATTACTATGAATGCAGGTATAGATCTGATCATTATTAATGGACAGCATCCAGAGCTTATCATGGATGTTTTGGAAGGCACTGATGTAGGAACACTTTTTAAAGCTCCACACGCAATATAG
- a CDS encoding PBP1A family penicillin-binding protein, with product MNPKTKAVSSSSTRTKKRHSQLFIFIITVIKILLVSFLLVSFAAAGIVGGLVYGYIKTTTPIKPEQLVTTNSTSFVYDSKGNEITQLKSEQNRIEVEHDYIPDYLRHAFVSIEDKRFYEHKGIDLVRISSAVFNFLRPGGNIHGGSTITQQLVRNITGDTRRTLKRKVQEQYMAIQLEKHISKDKILDLYMNLIYMGGNYYGVETASKVYFGKSVKDLTLAQCASLAGITNLPGIYAPVSEKNIKNNIERQQTILLEMKKSGYITEQQYQQAIKEDLGFVALDKNKNKTKIVKTQSFFVDQVIMDVKKDLIASGMSSQMADKTIYNNGIKIYSTMDPDIQKGMDEVFTNDKYFPIIKRNLQHPQAAMVIIDPATGQVKALYGGYGQKTGDLILNRATQIQRQPGSTFKPIAAYAPAIDMKLITGASVFDDAPSYLNPASKNLYPTNYTKGYYTGLTNIHTALYQSINVVAAKAWLKLGPSLSLKYLKRNGINLKPENDGNLSIAMGGLHDGVSPLSMAASYVPFVNDGMYKEPITYTKVLDKDGNILLEKKSKSTVVFDNEGTAFIMTKIMQDVCRIGTASTRGLGLIQKGKMPTAGKTGTTSDNRDKWFVGYTPYYVGATWYGYDKNSKLSPEEYNQALIIWHEVMEKAHANLKPKEFNQSAGVIKKTVCKYSGKTPSDLCARDPRGNAIIEEYFLPGTEPGSSDICDVHVSVQVCKDNKDGYGRNNLFGPGCPATSLIESVFVKRKIPYNKVKAADPYPSDWKYEAPSSYCTIHGGPPSNNNTTEITNAEINPNENTTNNSTDTNIDTNNLGTDTGTQDQTLQ from the coding sequence ATGAATCCGAAAACAAAAGCCGTTTCAAGTTCTTCTACAAGAACTAAAAAACGGCATAGCCAGTTATTTATATTTATTATCACAGTAATAAAAATTCTATTGGTTTCTTTTTTACTGGTATCCTTTGCAGCAGCCGGAATAGTAGGAGGTTTGGTATATGGTTATATTAAAACCACTACTCCTATAAAACCGGAACAACTTGTGACCACAAATAGTACATCTTTCGTATACGACTCAAAAGGTAACGAGATTACACAGTTAAAAAGCGAGCAGAATAGAATAGAGGTTGAACATGATTACATACCTGATTACTTGAGACACGCTTTTGTTTCTATTGAGGACAAACGCTTCTACGAGCACAAGGGAATAGACCTTGTACGAATCTCCAGTGCAGTTTTCAACTTCTTGAGGCCAGGTGGAAATATACATGGCGGAAGTACAATCACACAGCAGCTTGTAAGAAATATTACAGGCGATACCAGAAGAACCTTAAAACGAAAAGTACAGGAACAATACATGGCGATCCAACTGGAAAAACACATTTCCAAGGATAAAATACTTGACCTTTATATGAATTTAATATATATGGGCGGTAATTATTACGGTGTGGAAACTGCATCAAAGGTATACTTCGGAAAAAGCGTCAAGGACCTTACCCTTGCACAGTGTGCAAGTCTTGCAGGTATAACAAATCTGCCCGGAATCTATGCACCTGTTTCTGAAAAAAATATTAAAAACAACATAGAGCGTCAGCAGACTATACTGCTGGAAATGAAAAAATCCGGTTATATAACCGAGCAGCAGTATCAGCAAGCAATAAAGGAAGACTTGGGATTTGTGGCCTTGGATAAAAACAAAAACAAAACTAAAATAGTAAAAACCCAAAGCTTTTTTGTCGATCAGGTAATAATGGATGTCAAGAAGGACCTTATAGCTTCAGGCATGTCCTCACAGATGGCAGACAAAACCATTTACAATAACGGTATCAAAATATACTCAACCATGGATCCTGATATCCAAAAGGGCATGGATGAGGTGTTTACAAATGACAAATACTTCCCAATCATAAAAAGAAACCTGCAGCATCCTCAAGCTGCCATGGTTATAATAGATCCTGCCACAGGTCAGGTAAAGGCCTTATACGGCGGATATGGTCAAAAGACAGGTGATCTTATATTAAACAGGGCAACACAAATACAAAGACAGCCTGGCTCCACATTCAAACCTATTGCTGCCTATGCACCAGCGATAGATATGAAATTAATAACAGGGGCTTCGGTTTTTGACGATGCACCTTCTTACCTGAACCCTGCAAGTAAAAATCTCTATCCTACAAACTATACAAAGGGGTACTATACCGGGCTTACGAACATCCATACAGCACTTTACCAGTCCATAAACGTAGTTGCCGCTAAGGCATGGTTAAAACTTGGTCCATCCTTGTCCCTAAAATATCTTAAAAGGAATGGCATAAACTTAAAACCTGAAAACGACGGTAACTTATCCATTGCAATGGGAGGATTGCATGATGGGGTAAGTCCTCTTAGTATGGCAGCTTCATATGTACCGTTTGTTAATGACGGCATGTACAAGGAACCTATAACCTACACCAAAGTATTAGATAAGGACGGAAACATCCTTCTTGAGAAGAAGTCCAAAAGCACAGTAGTTTTTGATAACGAAGGTACGGCTTTTATTATGACTAAGATTATGCAGGATGTATGTAGAATTGGAACTGCATCAACCCGCGGGTTGGGCCTTATACAGAAAGGAAAAATGCCAACCGCAGGTAAGACCGGAACTACAAGCGACAACAGAGATAAATGGTTTGTGGGCTATACGCCTTATTATGTGGGTGCAACCTGGTACGGCTACGATAAAAATTCAAAGCTGTCCCCGGAAGAATACAATCAGGCTCTTATAATCTGGCATGAGGTAATGGAAAAAGCTCATGCAAATCTTAAACCGAAAGAATTTAATCAGTCTGCAGGCGTTATAAAGAAGACGGTATGCAAATACTCAGGAAAAACTCCATCTGACCTTTGTGCAAGAGATCCAAGAGGAAATGCGATCATCGAAGAGTATTTCCTTCCCGGAACAGAGCCAGGCAGCAGCGATATTTGTGACGTTCATGTTTCAGTGCAGGTTTGTAAGGACAATAAGGACGGTTATGGCAGGAACAATTTATTTGGACCTGGATGTCCAGCAACCTCTCTAATTGAAAGTGTTTTTGTTAAGAGAAAAATTCCTTACAACAAAGTAAAAGCTGCTGATCCGTATCCTAGTGACTGGAAGTATGAAGCTCCTTCAAGCTACTGCACGATACACGGAGGACCTCCATCCAACAATAATACAACTGAAATTACTAATGCCGAAATAAATCCTAATGAAAATACCACAAATAACAGCACAGATACCAACATCGATACCAATAATTTAGGCACTGATACAGGGACTCAAGATCAAACACTGCAATAA
- a CDS encoding DUF1573 domain-containing protein gives MKDMLIDQFQYTVSDLLVRNKSIIDQITKFQDSNARINRSIVKSVTQCGCIKIHAKKQNHKTEGDIEELKKLMKSHTEGKLCDNCRDLIEKEIGRNLFYLTSICNTLDLNLYDVMIKELERLKILGNYNLR, from the coding sequence TTGAAAGACATGTTAATTGACCAGTTTCAATATACTGTTTCAGATCTTCTTGTTAGAAATAAAAGCATTATCGATCAAATAACAAAATTCCAGGACTCAAATGCACGCATTAACAGGTCTATAGTTAAGTCTGTTACTCAATGCGGTTGTATTAAAATTCATGCCAAGAAACAGAATCATAAAACCGAAGGAGATATTGAAGAGCTAAAAAAACTCATGAAATCCCATACTGAAGGGAAATTGTGCGATAACTGCAGGGACCTTATAGAAAAAGAAATTGGCAGAAACCTTTTTTATCTGACATCAATATGCAATACCCTGGATCTGAATTTGTACGATGTCATGATTAAAGAGCTTGAGAGGCTGAAAATCCTTGGTAACTATAATTTAAGATAA
- a CDS encoding radical SAM protein — MEYNFSCCSICPRSCMIDRTKKIGKCNAGSAIRIAKAFIHKWEEPCISGTKGSGTIFFSGCNLKCVFCQNYKISQDNFGKELSHEELQQIILNLQQKGAHNINFVSPSHYTMSIMECLKDLGSSLRIPVVYNSNGYDSLSGLKLLDGLVNVYLPDIKYFKNESSLKYSDAKDYFNTASAAVLEMYRQTGRAQFNEEGIMQKGLIIRHLVLPGMTGESIKILEFIKSNLPSDDIVVSIMSQYTPFYHSYLYPEIDRRIIRKEYEKVLNYFLKLDFANGYFQERDSADSKYVPDFDLEGI; from the coding sequence ATGGAATACAATTTTTCATGCTGCAGCATATGTCCACGAAGCTGCATGATTGACCGAACCAAAAAAATTGGAAAATGCAACGCGGGTTCTGCAATAAGAATTGCAAAAGCGTTTATTCATAAATGGGAAGAGCCTTGCATCAGCGGCACAAAGGGCTCGGGAACCATTTTTTTCTCCGGATGCAATCTTAAATGCGTTTTTTGTCAAAACTACAAGATAAGCCAGGATAACTTCGGAAAGGAGCTATCCCATGAAGAGCTTCAACAAATAATTCTAAATCTTCAACAAAAGGGTGCCCATAACATAAACTTTGTAAGTCCATCACATTACACAATGTCAATTATGGAATGCTTAAAGGATTTGGGCAGCAGCCTCAGGATTCCAGTAGTCTACAATTCAAACGGCTATGATAGTCTATCAGGTTTAAAGCTTCTTGACGGCCTTGTGAACGTTTACCTACCCGATATAAAATATTTTAAAAACGAATCATCTCTTAAATATTCCGATGCAAAGGATTATTTTAACACTGCATCAGCTGCTGTGCTGGAGATGTACCGCCAAACCGGCAGGGCACAATTTAACGAAGAAGGGATTATGCAAAAGGGTCTAATAATAAGGCATCTGGTGCTTCCGGGAATGACAGGGGAGTCTATAAAAATACTGGAATTTATTAAGTCAAATCTTCCCTCTGATGATATTGTTGTAAGCATTATGAGCCAGTATACCCCCTTTTACCATTCCTATTTATATCCAGAAATCGACAGAAGAATAATTAGAAAGGAATACGAAAAGGTGTTAAACTATTTTCTGAAATTAGACTTTGCAAATGGCTACTTCCAAGAAAGAGACTCAGCAGATTCCAAATACGTTCCTGACTTTGATTTAGAAGGCATATAA
- a CDS encoding alpha/beta hydrolase has protein sequence MNISGITYANKRNAKLGRTIMLTLIILILLAVTAIFGISAYVGWSLIHPEKRSLPKFSSNIVIEYDDIQFKDISKAIPLKGWYFKAKGSDKTIIMAHGYKNNRLQFEERTLEMISGLQSKGFNVLTFDFRNSGISGGDKTTIGIYETDDLLGAIKYAKSLGNKHIVLMGFSMGASTSIHTAAQSPDVEAVIADSPFDDLDTYLKDNLSVWSNLPKFPFNETILLTVKLMANVDPKKLSPKEDIKSIAPRPVMLIHGEDDNSIPIRNSEELYNAYSGKNTENITFWRVDGARHVGSYEKDTKEYMNRVYDFLGKVYGDK, from the coding sequence ATGAATATAAGCGGTATTACTTATGCCAACAAGAGGAATGCAAAGCTTGGAAGGACTATAATGTTAACATTAATCATATTGATTCTGCTGGCTGTTACGGCAATCTTCGGTATTTCAGCATACGTGGGGTGGTCTTTGATACATCCCGAAAAGAGAAGTCTTCCTAAATTCTCATCCAATATAGTAATTGAATATGATGATATCCAATTTAAAGATATTTCAAAAGCAATACCCCTTAAGGGTTGGTATTTTAAAGCTAAGGGCAGCGACAAAACAATTATTATGGCACATGGCTATAAAAACAACAGGCTTCAGTTTGAAGAAAGAACTTTGGAAATGATTAGCGGATTGCAATCCAAAGGCTTCAACGTGTTAACCTTTGACTTCAGAAATTCCGGTATCTCGGGCGGGGATAAGACAACTATTGGCATTTATGAAACGGATGACTTGCTAGGTGCCATCAAGTATGCAAAATCCCTTGGAAATAAGCATATAGTGCTTATGGGGTTTTCCATGGGGGCTTCAACGTCCATTCATACGGCAGCACAAAGCCCTGATGTTGAGGCTGTAATTGCAGACTCACCGTTTGATGATCTGGATACATACCTTAAGGATAATTTGAGCGTATGGAGTAACCTACCCAAGTTTCCTTTTAACGAAACAATTCTCCTGACTGTAAAATTAATGGCGAATGTGGATCCAAAAAAGTTATCGCCTAAAGAAGATATAAAGAGCATAGCACCTAGGCCTGTGATGCTGATTCATGGCGAGGATGACAATTCCATTCCAATAAGGAACAGCGAAGAGCTCTATAATGCGTATTCAGGAAAAAACACTGAGAACATAACCTTCTGGAGGGTTGATGGGGCAAGGCATGTTGGAAGCTACGAAAAAGATACAAAAGAGTATATGAATAGGGTGTATGATTTTTTAGGAAAAGTATATGGGGACAAATAA
- a CDS encoding YdcF family protein yields MGTNNFSFQCISDFIFAESKIYPSDIILVPGSDCMELAVRAAKLYASCMAPVILISGGANPLLPEYTSESEFLKNIAVSEGVQPEDIIMEDRARNTFENAVLSWNIIRQKGLNPLRCIMVCKAYHSRRALLTYQTRFPAGIEFFVSTVEDWKKINRQNWFQTDIGIETVMGEIVKIGEYFKGELKPLYEKENDYFSRV; encoded by the coding sequence ATGGGGACAAATAATTTTTCATTCCAGTGTATTAGTGATTTTATATTTGCCGAATCAAAGATTTACCCTTCAGACATTATTCTGGTTCCCGGAAGTGACTGTATGGAGCTTGCAGTAAGAGCTGCAAAGCTTTATGCTTCATGCATGGCACCTGTTATTCTAATATCAGGCGGAGCAAATCCTTTATTGCCGGAATATACTTCGGAGAGTGAGTTTTTAAAAAATATTGCAGTTTCTGAGGGAGTACAGCCTGAAGATATTATTATGGAGGACAGGGCCAGGAACACCTTCGAGAATGCGGTGCTTTCATGGAACATAATCCGGCAGAAGGGATTGAATCCATTAAGGTGCATAATGGTTTGTAAGGCTTATCATTCAAGGAGGGCTCTTTTGACATACCAGACCAGATTTCCTGCAGGTATAGAGTTTTTTGTTTCAACGGTTGAGGACTGGAAAAAAATAAACAGACAAAATTGGTTTCAGACTGATATCGGTATCGAAACGGTCATGGGGGAGATTGTAAAAATTGGGGAGTATTTCAAAGGAGAATTGAAGCCGCTTTATGAAAAGGAGAATGATTATTTCTCCAGAGTTTGA
- a CDS encoding bifunctional diguanylate cyclase/phosphohydrolase, with protein MKYILAYMAFAVYVINISVHEFDVYYFRGVITDSSALCLIYSILFTDMVSVIFLSLVLYFQIDYLKDFRPLDQVGGIRQGILFSSISITVISRLFRHLISERDKFRLLSIRDSLTPTATMSHTLETGQKWLYEGCSVTLLIIDTDRFKQINNTYGYSAGNNVLIQVAQVLKDETSEFTSIIGRMGGNEFIVLVKDSNMHPGLLSRRLYNTLKNKLFILDPEIDPIKLSFAIGEAHSHGDKNTSIERLLNNADKNMFINKFKNIRGSIYTKQEPPILTDAGYDFLNVLAEKDMYTFVHSGYTAYYASLLAIELNLPSQFVDDIYTAGWLHDIGKTIISSDIIRKSGKLTDKEYLVMKNHVDYGISILKHLDLSETIINGVKHHHEQWNGSGYPRNLSGDGISLEGRIVQIADSFSAMIVKRVYRDTLTHEEALAELISKSGTQFDPNLVSLFVKRLEALEAS; from the coding sequence TTGAAATACATTTTGGCCTATATGGCTTTCGCCGTTTATGTTATAAATATATCTGTTCATGAGTTTGATGTTTACTACTTCAGAGGCGTCATTACCGACTCTTCAGCCTTATGTCTAATTTATTCAATACTTTTTACAGATATGGTATCGGTAATATTTCTAAGTCTTGTTCTTTATTTTCAAATAGACTATCTGAAGGATTTCCGTCCTTTAGATCAGGTTGGAGGAATCAGACAGGGAATTCTATTTAGTTCCATATCAATCACTGTAATATCAAGGCTCTTTCGTCATCTTATTTCAGAAAGGGATAAGTTCCGCCTACTCAGTATCAGAGATTCCCTCACACCTACCGCCACTATGTCCCATACCCTTGAAACAGGTCAAAAGTGGCTGTACGAGGGATGCAGTGTCACATTGCTAATTATCGATACCGACCGCTTCAAGCAGATAAACAATACATACGGATACTCTGCTGGAAACAATGTGCTAATACAGGTGGCACAAGTCTTGAAAGATGAAACAAGTGAGTTTACCAGCATAATAGGAAGAATGGGTGGAAATGAGTTTATTGTGCTTGTCAAAGACTCTAATATGCACCCGGGCCTTCTTAGCCGCAGATTATACAATACTTTGAAAAACAAGCTATTCATTCTTGATCCTGAGATTGATCCCATAAAGCTTTCTTTCGCAATTGGAGAGGCACATTCACACGGTGACAAAAATACCAGTATTGAAAGACTTTTAAATAACGCAGACAAGAATATGTTCATAAATAAGTTTAAGAATATAAGGGGAAGCATATATACAAAGCAAGAGCCCCCGATTCTGACCGATGCAGGCTATGATTTTTTAAATGTTCTTGCAGAGAAGGATATGTATACCTTCGTACATTCAGGTTATACTGCATACTATGCCTCATTGCTTGCTATAGAGCTGAACCTTCCTTCCCAATTTGTGGACGATATATATACAGCGGGATGGCTCCACGACATAGGAAAAACCATTATATCAAGTGATATTATAAGAAAGTCCGGCAAGCTAACAGACAAGGAATACTTGGTAATGAAAAACCATGTTGATTATGGCATAAGCATTCTTAAACATTTGGACTTGTCCGAAACTATTATTAACGGAGTAAAACATCATCATGAACAATGGAATGGATCCGGTTATCCGAGAAATCTGTCAGGGGATGGCATTTCCCTTGAGGGTCGTATTGTTCAGATTGCCGATTCATTTTCTGCTATGATAGTTAAGAGAGTATACCGAGATACATTAACACACGAGGAGGCTTTAGCCGAGTTAATATCGAAAAGCGGTACGCAATTTGATCCCAACCTTGTATCACTGTTTGTAAAAAGACTGGAAGCCCTAGAGGCCTCTTGA
- a CDS encoding XTP/dITP diphosphatase → MKKFIAATKNKGKIREISEILANFPYQVLSMESVGINIDIEETGSTFEENALIKAREICGITGEIVMADDSGLEVDYLNGAPGIYSARFAGENASDEEKNTKLLNLLNDVPFENRTARFICVIAVVFPGGDSFTVKGTCEGYIAFEPKGINGFGYDPIFYVPQYQMTTAQMKSELKHEISHRGKALRLMVDELQSRFK, encoded by the coding sequence ATGAAAAAGTTCATAGCAGCAACCAAGAATAAGGGAAAAATCCGAGAAATATCAGAAATATTAGCAAATTTTCCCTACCAGGTTTTATCAATGGAATCAGTAGGTATAAACATCGATATTGAGGAAACAGGTTCAACCTTTGAGGAAAATGCATTAATTAAAGCAAGAGAAATCTGCGGTATTACAGGTGAAATCGTCATGGCAGACGATTCCGGCCTTGAGGTAGATTATCTTAACGGTGCACCGGGCATTTATTCTGCAAGATTTGCAGGAGAAAATGCTTCTGATGAAGAAAAAAACACTAAACTGTTAAATCTTTTAAATGATGTCCCTTTTGAAAACCGCACAGCACGGTTTATATGCGTGATTGCCGTTGTATTTCCCGGGGGAGACAGCTTTACAGTAAAAGGAACCTGTGAGGGTTATATTGCATTTGAACCTAAAGGGATTAACGGGTTTGGTTATGATCCGATATTTTATGTTCCTCAATACCAGATGACAACAGCACAGATGAAATCAGAGCTGAAACATGAAATAAGCCATCGCGGTAAAGCATTAAGGCTAATGGTGGATGAACTGCAATCAAGATTTAAATAA
- the rph gene encoding ribonuclease PH, whose translation MRLDGRSDGQLRPVKITRNYIKHAEGSVLIEVGNTKVICTASVDDKVPPFKKNSGEGWLTAEYSMLPRATQTRNSRDISKLKLNGRTQEIQRLIGRALRSVINFNILGERVITLDCDVIQADGGTRTASITGAFVATVEACKYMIDNGLINKTPIMDYVAATSVGIVYGHEMLDLCYEEDSRAIVDMNVIMTGSGKFIEVQATGEQAAFSRNELDRLLKLSESGISKLIELQKNVLGPLTNYIGGVTKDEKVHSSNQE comes from the coding sequence TTGAGATTGGACGGTAGAAGTGACGGACAGCTTCGTCCTGTTAAAATAACCAGAAATTATATTAAGCATGCAGAGGGATCGGTATTGATTGAAGTGGGAAATACAAAGGTGATTTGCACAGCTTCGGTGGACGATAAAGTCCCTCCGTTTAAAAAGAATTCAGGTGAAGGTTGGCTAACTGCAGAATACTCAATGCTGCCTAGAGCCACTCAGACTAGAAATTCCAGAGATATAAGCAAGCTCAAACTAAACGGAAGAACCCAGGAAATTCAGAGACTAATTGGCAGAGCTTTAAGATCGGTAATAAACTTTAATATTTTAGGAGAAAGAGTAATAACATTGGATTGTGACGTTATACAGGCTGATGGCGGTACAAGAACTGCTTCCATTACCGGTGCGTTTGTAGCTACAGTTGAGGCATGCAAATATATGATAGACAATGGGTTAATCAATAAAACACCAATTATGGATTATGTGGCTGCAACAAGTGTAGGTATTGTGTACGGCCATGAGATGCTTGATTTGTGCTATGAGGAAGATTCAAGGGCAATAGTGGATATGAATGTTATTATGACGGGTTCAGGAAAGTTCATAGAGGTTCAGGCAACGGGTGAACAGGCTGCATTCAGCAGGAACGAGCTTGACAGGCTATTAAAGTTATCCGAGTCAGGAATATCAAAGCTCATAGAACTTCAAAAGAATGTTTTAGGTCCCTTAACCAACTATATCGGGGGAGTTACAAAGGATGAAAAAGTTCATAGCAGCAACCAAGAATAA
- the galE gene encoding UDP-glucose 4-epimerase GalE, with translation MGILVTGGAGYIGSHTVAELLDQKEDVIILDNLERGHKEAILGGKLIVGDLRDKEFIKSVFKENNIEAVIHFAAYIEVGESTVDPLKFYNNNVVSTLNLLNAMNEAGVKKIVFSSTAATYGEPENIPILETDKTLPTNPYGETKLTVEKALKWADSCLGIKHVILRYFNASGAHINGRIGEDHNPETHLIPLILQVALGKRDDIKMFGIDYPTPDGTCIRDYIHVSDLANAHVLALNKLRNDNTSEIYNLGNGKGFSVKEVIEIARKVTGHPIKATIAPKRTGDPAILVASSNKIIEELKWSPRYNKLETIIETAWNWHKNHPKGYNI, from the coding sequence TTGGGTATTCTGGTAACAGGCGGAGCAGGATATATAGGAAGTCACACTGTGGCAGAATTATTAGATCAAAAAGAAGATGTTATTATACTGGATAACCTTGAAAGAGGTCATAAGGAAGCAATACTAGGTGGTAAGCTTATAGTGGGAGACCTTCGTGACAAGGAATTTATAAAAAGTGTTTTTAAAGAAAATAATATTGAAGCGGTAATACATTTTGCAGCCTATATAGAGGTTGGAGAAAGCACGGTAGATCCTCTTAAGTTTTACAACAACAACGTTGTGTCCACATTAAATCTTCTCAATGCCATGAATGAAGCCGGTGTTAAAAAAATTGTATTCTCATCCACTGCAGCGACATATGGAGAACCTGAAAATATTCCAATACTGGAAACAGATAAGACATTGCCTACAAATCCATATGGTGAAACTAAACTCACTGTGGAAAAAGCATTAAAATGGGCAGACAGCTGCCTAGGCATAAAACATGTCATTTTAAGGTATTTTAATGCTTCAGGAGCTCATATTAACGGCCGGATAGGTGAGGATCACAACCCTGAAACACATCTGATACCTCTTATATTACAGGTTGCCCTTGGTAAAAGAGACGACATAAAGATGTTCGGTATTGACTACCCTACACCTGACGGAACATGCATAAGAGATTATATTCATGTCAGTGACCTTGCCAATGCTCATGTGCTTGCTCTTAACAAACTCAGAAACGATAATACGAGTGAAATATACAATCTTGGTAATGGTAAAGGCTTTTCAGTAAAGGAAGTAATTGAAATTGCCCGTAAAGTAACAGGTCATCCGATAAAAGCCACTATTGCACCAAAGCGTACGGGAGATCCTGCCATACTTGTAGCTTCATCAAATAAAATAATTGAAGAATTAAAATGGTCTCCACGCTACAACAAGCTTGAAACAATAATTGAAACAGCCTGGAACTGGCATAAAAACCACCCTAAAGGCTATAATATATAA